Part of the Synechococcus sp. HK01-R genome is shown below.
CCGGATCCTGAAGGCCCCATCACCACGAGCACCTCGCCCAGCTTCACCTCCAGGGAGACGTGATCCAGAGCCAGGGGCCCGTTCCCATAGCGTTTGCAGAGGTCTCTGGCCTGGATGGCTGTGGTCATAGCTCTATCGACTGGTCTCAAGGCGGCTGGCGAGTAGGGCCATGGCGGTTCCGACCAGCCAGTACACCACGCCAAGCCAGAGGTAGACCTCGAGGTGACGACCAATGAAGTCGGGATTCGCGAGCAAACTGCGGCTGATCCCAAGCAGTTCCACCAATCCGAGTAAAGCCATGAGGCTGGTGTTCTGCAGCAGGCCGATGGCTTGGTTGGTCAGTGCCGGCAGCGAGATCCTCAGCGCTTGAGGGAGCACCACCCAGCGCAGGCTTTGGATCGTGGTGAGCCCAAGAGCGGCGGCGGCTTCTCGCTGGGTGCGGGGGATGGCCTGCAGGCCCCCGCGAATGTCTTCCGCCACGTAGGCGGCAGCAAAGAGACCAAAAGCAACCACGGCCCGGAGCACGCGGTTGATCTCCAGATTCACCGGTAGAAACAGTGGGATCAGCAGTTGCCCAAAGAAGAGCACGGCGATCAGGGGGACGGCACGCATCAGGTCGACGTAGAGGCGACTGCTGTGATGCAGCACGGGCCAGGGGCTATTGCGTCCGAGCGCGAGCAGGATGCCTAGGGGCAGTGCCAGAAAGCCACTCGCTCCCGTCAGCAGCAGGGTCAGGGCCAGCCCTCCCCAGGCACGGGAGGGAACGGCGGGTAGCCCCATCCCCCCTCCGAGCAGGGTGATGCCGAAGGGAAGCATGGCCAGCCATAGCCAGGGGAGCAGCAGCCTGAATACACCCCTGCTCTGTGGGCTGCGTTTCACGGGCAGCACGAGCGTGCAGAGGGTCAGGAGCAGCAACAGCAGCAGCCACAGGATCGGTCTCCAGCGTTGGTCCGCTGGATAAGTGCCGCTGGCGAACAGAGGCAGGTTGCTGCTGACGACAGACCAATCTGCTGCTGTTAACACCCAGGCACCTGTGCTCCAGAGAATCCAGGCGATCAAGATCAGGATCGCCAGGGTGAGGAGCGCATCGAACGGATGGCGGCGCAGGTAGTGGATCAGGCGCCCCGATCGTCCCATCAGGCTTGCTCGCTCGGTGATGTGGGGGCTTGGAAGTGGTTCAGGGCCGAGAGGAACAGGCCAACGCCTAACAGGGTGCCGAGGGCCCAGAGGCTGTCGGAGGGCCACTCGAGCACAAGCAGTAGGCCAAGAATGGCTGTCACGACCCCGTCGAGCACAGTCAGACCTGCCGCTGGGTCCGCTGTCGTGGCTCCGGCCGCCAATTCCATCACCCCTTCGACAAGAAGCAGCACGCCCACGAACAGCGTCAGGCTGATTTCACTGTCGATCGGATCGATCAGGACCCAAAGGGCGGCGCCGCAGTAAAGCAGCCCGGTGAGCACTCGGAACAGCCGAGCTTGGCCACCAGCTTCGCTCCCAAGCCGGAGAAATTGTCCAATCCCGGCGGCGAAAGCAATGCCGCCGAGCCCGATGGTGAGCAGCGAGCCGGAGGCGAAGGGCAGAAGCACGGCAGCGACCGCAGCGACGACCAACAAAACACCCGCGATGCGGCGTTGGGACCCCATGACCGTCGAGGGAACAACGCCGGAAGCTTAACGGTGGCGAAGCGTTTGCATCACAAGGCGATTGAGAAGTTGCATGCCGCCATTGATCAGAAGGTTGAGAAGGAGAAAGCTGAGCAAAAGGA
Proteins encoded:
- a CDS encoding amino acid ABC transporter permease is translated as MGRSGRLIHYLRRHPFDALLTLAILILIAWILWSTGAWVLTAADWSVVSSNLPLFASGTYPADQRWRPILWLLLLLLLTLCTLVLPVKRSPQSRGVFRLLLPWLWLAMLPFGITLLGGGMGLPAVPSRAWGGLALTLLLTGASGFLALPLGILLALGRNSPWPVLHHSSRLYVDLMRAVPLIAVLFFGQLLIPLFLPVNLEINRVLRAVVAFGLFAAAYVAEDIRGGLQAIPRTQREAAAALGLTTIQSLRWVVLPQALRISLPALTNQAIGLLQNTSLMALLGLVELLGISRSLLANPDFIGRHLEVYLWLGVVYWLVGTAMALLASRLETSR
- a CDS encoding HdeD family acid-resistance protein, which codes for MGSQRRIAGVLLVVAAVAAVLLPFASGSLLTIGLGGIAFAAGIGQFLRLGSEAGGQARLFRVLTGLLYCGAALWVLIDPIDSEISLTLFVGVLLLVEGVMELAAGATTADPAAGLTVLDGVVTAILGLLLVLEWPSDSLWALGTLLGVGLFLSALNHFQAPTSPSEQA